A part of Brachybacterium faecium DSM 4810 genomic DNA contains:
- a CDS encoding Protein of unknown function (DUF1524) (PFAM: Protein of unknown function (DUF1524)) has product MLSVESFLVRRLLIGRATANINRTLLATTSEVRDEEDVAAAVHRYLSTGRKYFASDKEIASSLTTVPFYLNGRSNQRKLVLQWIEESYGSKEPVDPAQLTIEHVMPRTATEAWRDELAPELGEEESFEEVHQGLQHTLGNLTPTESFARLLAGEPHVASTH; this is encoded by the coding sequence ATGCTGTCCGTCGAGAGCTTCCTGGTCCGTCGGCTGCTCATCGGGCGGGCGACGGCGAACATCAACCGCACCCTGCTTGCCACGACCTCCGAGGTGCGGGACGAGGAGGACGTCGCAGCCGCCGTGCATCGTTACCTCTCCACCGGCCGGAAGTACTTCGCCTCCGACAAGGAGATCGCCTCCAGCCTCACGACCGTACCCTTCTATCTCAATGGCCGGAGCAACCAGCGCAAGCTTGTGCTCCAGTGGATCGAGGAGTCCTACGGGAGCAAGGAACCAGTCGACCCGGCACAGCTCACGATCGAGCACGTCATGCCACGCACGGCGACCGAGGCCTGGCGTGATGAGCTGGCACCCGAGCTCGGCGAGGAGGAATCCTTCGAGGAGGTCCACCAGGGTCTGCAGCACACCCTCGGGAATCTGACCCCGACAGAATCCTTCGCCCGACTACTGGCCGGCGAGCCTCATGTTGCTTCGACGCATTGA
- a CDS encoding uncharacterized conserved protein (PFAM: Protein of unknown function DUF262), whose product MCQTDEGDGDTLKELLEGTKQYQVPLYQRTYSWEKDQHERLWSDLVLLAEDRQVNREATHFLGSVVLAPSPSNGPTGVHRYLVVDGQQRLTTLSILLAAVRDHRAATEGAQHRDRINEQYLENKWESEDARLKLSPTQADRDSYRACIRQTTAAGSADGIGEAYRYFMGRLSAASSEDMPVDVQALEEAVLLGLALVSVTAQKGDNVHRIFESLNNTGLQLTQGDLLRNYLFMRLEGNAEEAYTDLWLPLQKLLAPKQLELLFWLDLVQENPKARQSNVYSDQVKRLERLQDERALVDEITRFLHLGRLLAVILNPEREHDQDVRTRLTRLKAWGTTTVYPLLLHLMDRRGTR is encoded by the coding sequence ATGTGTCAAACGGATGAAGGCGACGGAGACACGCTGAAGGAGCTGCTCGAAGGAACGAAGCAGTACCAGGTGCCGTTGTACCAGCGCACCTATTCGTGGGAGAAGGACCAGCACGAGCGCCTGTGGAGCGATCTCGTCCTCCTTGCGGAGGACAGGCAGGTCAACCGGGAGGCGACCCACTTCCTCGGTTCGGTCGTCCTCGCGCCATCGCCCTCGAACGGGCCGACGGGCGTGCATCGGTATCTCGTCGTCGACGGTCAGCAGCGTCTCACCACGCTCTCGATCCTGCTCGCTGCGGTCCGGGACCACCGAGCGGCAACAGAGGGTGCGCAGCACCGCGACCGGATCAATGAGCAGTACCTCGAGAACAAATGGGAGTCGGAGGACGCGCGCCTGAAGCTCTCTCCGACACAGGCGGACCGCGACTCCTATCGCGCCTGCATCCGCCAGACCACCGCCGCAGGAAGCGCCGACGGAATCGGAGAGGCGTATCGGTACTTCATGGGACGGCTCTCCGCCGCATCGAGCGAGGACATGCCGGTCGATGTCCAGGCTCTGGAGGAAGCGGTTCTTCTCGGCCTCGCCCTCGTTTCTGTGACCGCGCAGAAGGGAGACAACGTCCACCGGATCTTCGAGTCGCTCAACAACACTGGCCTCCAGCTCACGCAGGGAGACCTGCTGAGGAACTACCTCTTCATGCGGTTGGAGGGCAATGCGGAAGAGGCGTACACCGATCTCTGGCTCCCCCTCCAGAAGTTGCTGGCACCCAAGCAGCTGGAACTGCTCTTCTGGCTCGATCTCGTCCAAGAGAACCCTAAAGCGCGACAGTCCAACGTCTACTCCGACCAGGTGAAGCGTCTCGAGAGGCTTCAGGATGAGCGCGCGCTGGTCGACGAGATCACGCGATTCCTTCACCTCGGTCGGCTGCTCGCGGTCATCTTGAACCCGGAACGGGAGCATGACCAGGACGTGCGCACCCGGCTCACACGGCTGAAGGCCTGGGGGACGACGACGGTCTACCCGCTTCTGCTGCACCTGATGGACCGGCGGGGAACGCGGTGA
- a CDS encoding restriction endonuclease (PFAM: Type III restriction enzyme, res subunit), whose translation MGDNTASSGFKFDASQPYQLDAIKSVVDLFDGQPKDAEKLETTLRGRVAAVNSSDNTTLDLDLSQEVGAVGNRLVLDRDTVLANLQRVQDKNGLEVASKLFDDSALDFDIEMETGTGKTYVYLRTIFELAEKYNFTKFVILVPSVAIREGVNTSIRLMRSHFENLYKKRNITFDSSVYSGKTAEEVQSFATSTNVQIMVMTIDSIRGNAATRIIHQTRDKLNGLKPIDYLKATHPVVIMDEPQNMESRLSQSAVSELDPVFTLRYSATHKKLRNVVYRLDPVDAHDLGLVKQIVVADVQQQGADATPYIKLVEVKNDKGWVARLELSCRKADGSLERRVVNVKQNQELSDPRLTNNASYDGWRVNEMSIEPAYVDLTLHGYLYQGESIGGSSGAIYKEMIRETIKEHLRKETQLRAKGIKVLSLFFIDKVESFLGDGSNNLDANGQFVQWFDELFREERAKSPQWQELLPQDPAELRRGYFSVLKGKKGAADRFQDTSGTTKADDDAYELIMQQKERLLDENEPTRFVFSHSALREGWDNPNVFQICTLREMGAETERRQTLGRGLRLPVAKSEGGYERVADRGIATLTVVANESYKQFADALQKEYKDAGVEIGRVRKAEFSKIPLQNPDGSLTDENLGYEGSVSIWEHLLAQKFIDKDGVVQPKFQPNIEGFSLNMPADFMWAEPFVIELVGRAHIGKYVKPKSKRHSRRLNKELFANPEFEKFWETISRRTTYRVEVERDKIIENSVRAIKEAPDIDPLRIQVTRAGVKVLRGGAKGQELGSRQQELRGSYDLPDIIGELQEATSLTRKTIVDVLVGSGRLGEFIANPNDFIAMAKRLMQTELAKLVVDGVQYEKIAGSVYELRELRKDGEEEKERFLDQMYKLENADKSNFDYVVYDSDPERQFAELLDGREDIKFFMKLPDRFKIDTPVGPYNPDWAIVKHEDGEERVYMIRETKSTEDEIKRRPTENAKIRAAKHHFEAIGVPDYAVSVPGRWRL comes from the coding sequence ATGGGAGACAACACAGCGAGCAGCGGATTCAAGTTCGACGCGAGTCAGCCCTACCAGCTCGACGCGATCAAGTCTGTCGTCGACCTGTTCGACGGACAGCCGAAGGATGCCGAGAAGCTGGAGACGACGCTGCGCGGCCGGGTAGCTGCTGTCAACTCAAGCGATAACACGACGCTCGACCTCGACCTCTCGCAGGAGGTCGGCGCCGTCGGTAACCGCCTAGTGCTCGACCGCGACACGGTGCTCGCCAACCTGCAGCGTGTGCAGGACAAGAACGGCCTCGAGGTTGCCTCGAAGCTGTTCGACGACTCTGCGCTCGATTTCGATATCGAGATGGAGACGGGTACGGGCAAGACGTACGTGTACCTCCGCACCATCTTCGAACTGGCCGAGAAGTACAACTTCACGAAGTTCGTCATCCTCGTGCCGAGCGTTGCGATCCGTGAGGGCGTGAACACGAGCATCCGGCTCATGCGTTCGCACTTCGAGAACCTGTACAAGAAGCGCAACATCACCTTCGACTCGTCGGTCTACAGTGGTAAGACGGCCGAGGAGGTGCAGTCGTTCGCGACGTCGACCAACGTGCAGATCATGGTCATGACGATCGACTCGATCCGTGGCAACGCGGCGACTCGCATCATCCACCAGACGCGGGACAAACTGAACGGTCTCAAGCCGATCGACTACCTGAAGGCGACGCATCCGGTCGTCATCATGGACGAGCCGCAGAACATGGAGTCCAGGCTCTCTCAGTCGGCCGTGAGCGAGCTCGACCCGGTGTTTACGCTGCGCTATAGCGCGACGCACAAGAAGCTCCGCAACGTCGTCTACCGACTCGATCCGGTCGACGCGCACGATCTAGGTCTGGTGAAGCAGATCGTGGTGGCGGACGTGCAGCAGCAAGGTGCGGACGCGACGCCGTACATCAAGCTGGTCGAGGTCAAGAACGACAAGGGCTGGGTTGCCCGGCTGGAGCTGTCCTGCCGGAAGGCTGACGGTTCGCTCGAGCGGCGCGTGGTGAACGTCAAGCAGAATCAGGAGCTGTCCGATCCTCGCCTGACGAACAACGCGAGCTACGACGGCTGGCGCGTCAACGAGATGAGTATCGAGCCCGCGTACGTCGACCTGACGCTGCATGGCTATCTGTACCAGGGCGAGAGCATCGGCGGATCGTCGGGTGCGATCTACAAGGAGATGATTCGCGAGACGATCAAGGAGCACCTGCGCAAGGAGACGCAACTGCGCGCTAAGGGCATCAAGGTGCTCAGCCTGTTCTTCATCGACAAGGTGGAGAGCTTCCTCGGTGACGGCTCGAACAATCTCGATGCGAACGGTCAGTTCGTGCAGTGGTTCGACGAGCTGTTCCGTGAGGAGCGTGCCAAGTCGCCGCAGTGGCAGGAGCTGCTCCCGCAGGATCCGGCCGAGCTGCGTCGCGGCTACTTCTCTGTCCTCAAGGGCAAGAAGGGCGCGGCGGACAGGTTCCAGGACACGTCCGGCACGACCAAGGCCGACGATGACGCGTACGAGCTGATCATGCAGCAGAAGGAACGGCTGCTCGACGAGAACGAGCCGACGCGGTTCGTGTTCAGCCACTCTGCCCTGCGCGAGGGCTGGGACAACCCGAACGTCTTCCAGATCTGCACCCTGCGCGAGATGGGCGCCGAGACGGAGCGACGCCAGACGCTCGGGCGTGGTCTACGTCTGCCGGTCGCGAAGAGCGAGGGCGGCTACGAGCGTGTGGCCGATCGTGGCATCGCGACGTTGACGGTGGTTGCGAACGAGTCGTATAAGCAGTTCGCCGATGCGCTCCAGAAGGAGTACAAGGACGCGGGTGTCGAGATCGGGCGTGTGCGCAAGGCGGAGTTCTCGAAGATCCCACTGCAGAACCCTGACGGTTCGCTTACCGATGAGAACCTCGGCTACGAGGGCTCCGTGTCGATCTGGGAGCACCTGCTCGCGCAGAAGTTCATCGACAAGGACGGCGTTGTGCAGCCGAAGTTCCAGCCGAACATTGAGGGTTTCAGCCTCAACATGCCTGCAGATTTCATGTGGGCCGAGCCGTTCGTCATCGAGCTGGTCGGCCGCGCCCACATCGGTAAGTACGTCAAGCCGAAGAGCAAGCGACACTCGCGCAGGCTCAACAAGGAGCTGTTCGCGAACCCGGAGTTTGAGAAGTTCTGGGAGACGATCAGCCGCCGCACCACGTACCGCGTCGAGGTGGAACGCGACAAGATCATTGAGAACTCGGTCAGAGCGATCAAGGAAGCACCGGACATCGATCCGTTGCGCATCCAGGTCACCCGCGCGGGCGTGAAGGTGCTCCGTGGCGGCGCGAAGGGTCAGGAACTCGGGTCACGTCAACAGGAACTCCGAGGCAGCTACGACCTGCCCGACATCATCGGGGAGCTGCAGGAGGCCACTTCCCTCACCCGCAAGACCATTGTCGACGTCCTCGTCGGCAGCGGCCGGCTGGGCGAGTTCATCGCGAACCCGAACGACTTCATCGCTATGGCCAAGCGCCTCATGCAGACCGAGCTCGCGAAGCTCGTCGTCGACGGCGTGCAGTACGAGAAGATCGCAGGTTCTGTCTACGAGCTGCGTGAACTGCGCAAGGACGGCGAAGAGGAGAAGGAACGCTTCCTCGACCAGATGTACAAGCTGGAGAACGCGGACAAGTCGAACTTCGACTACGTCGTCTACGACTCCGACCCTGAGCGCCAGTTCGCGGAACTGCTCGACGGCCGCGAGGACATCAAGTTCTTCATGAAGCTGCCCGACAGGTTCAAGATCGACACCCCGGTCGGCCCGTACAACCCGGACTGGGCGATCGTGAAGCACGAGGACGGCGAGGAGCGCGTGTACATGATCCGAGAGACGAAGAGCACGGAAGACGAGATCAAGCGCCGCCCGACAGAGAACGCCAAGATCCGGGCAGCCAAGCACCACTTCGAGGCAATTGGCGTGCCGGACTACGCGGTCTCAGTTCCGGGTCGGTGGAGGCTGTGA